A window of the Theileria parva strain Muguga chromosome 2, complete sequence, whole genome shotgun sequence genome harbors these coding sequences:
- a CDS encoding putative conserved family protein, which yields MQVVDALKQLAEYLIWEDRTDQDYIFEYFCEENIMDYLTGVLCRSTSRTIRIQLIQTMSMLIHNIGKKKTLYYILSNNYLNELISVPEMYSGGDISSWTVSLLKTISSILDKSTIKFFFLQKNETFPLLDKSLLFLSSHDSMKRAHFMTIILNIFRVNDKDVNDYIVNKSEILSRLVLYLKYCWHRQNKYYVKHKSFSNTILSESNDVLCFIEELMDLEIELINQRILYLMFVICFIPLIRRLVNVDVNMEKLTVDIGSSPNYSDLYNKLSNSIGLSFFYINNKTLLFNTNSADTTPNVNIQNQSSPKTNTKPPTNSVNDSESKVPEENKTEKSEKNNLLSDYEHNNFDLPNDFDLDRGGDVTINEVIYNILVTVIINSKRKEFVNPLTALLFSPVIPQNLLYIITSSSSDKTSKSATNNTNSPQVSSAVTTPRNYNPVDETFEYKNYKIDEENVEIFHMLLSFNEFLSNLNTLKNDSNGGNDDGDKCEKGEFESDNPSVNLEDSSHKHCPDDSSKTVLNVIMGLFIYDGLKSLKYNNDNNKMMNLLKLLIHLQNKVFIYKKSSTEQCNLMVILKSMFNNNEIYLQLFNVISINMTNFNFNILVLKLYNFFLQNYINFNTKNENDPNLVDSKVRNSSELENNVEDKGEPNGKEVDQGVDLEPIKPDSSVVDNSKIIKMDALIDEIKFHLDIVYNIIRIYILNSVESTTTLLYLSIFYVEWIKYIKLYYSTLNLTVNDIMFIDENDTNEQEVTNTNHEVVINYSPINIFKRYIMMILILKELYNTISVNINSFKKNDRKYIKDIHETNDYIYESCPLFYNQLDKLYIKNTQIKLGNVINLVDGDVNFFKCLIKNKNEQRNRIILLHDVFFILAKVKRSHGSHSSQHRKMSNSFDEADKESVNLEITCVHLLWNCIIKKIDKQNNKFNILISWHPKFKSLTPSNRWNENINVMTSEFDIIFNNVNDLNAVLKLHNSNKKNLSNNSLLSLQDYLYN from the exons ATGCAAGTGGTCGACGCTTTAAAGCAGTTAGCAGAGTATTTGATATGGGAAGATAGGACCGATCAAGATTATATCTTCGA aTACTTCTGTGAGGAAAATATCATGGATTATCTAACAGGGGTTTTATGCCGCTCTACGTCCCGAACAATAAGAATACAACTCATACAAACAATGTCAATGTTAATACACAATATCGGTAAAAAAAAAACTTTGT ACTATATACTAAGCAATAATTATCTGAACGAGCTGATATCTGTCCCAGAAATGTACAGCGGAGGGGACATAAGCAGCTGGACAGTTTCACTACTAAAAACAATATCATCAATACTGGATAAATCAACGATAAAGTTCTTTTTCCTACag aaAAATGAAACATTCCCACTACTGGATAAAAGTTTGCTATTCTTGAGTAGCCACGATAGTATGAAGCGAGCACACTTTATGACaattatacttaatatattcaGAG TAAATGACAAGGATGTAAATGACTACATTGTAAACAAATCGGAAATATTGTCAAGATTA GTGTTGTACTTAAAGTACTGCTGGCATCGCCAGAACAAATATTACGTCAAACACAAGTCGTTCAGTAACACCATTTTAA GTGAGTCAAATGACGTGCTGTGTTTCATCGAAGAGTTGATGGATTTGGAAATCGAACTAATTAACcag AGAATACTCTACCTTATGTTTGTAATTTGTTTCATACCGCTGATTAGAAGACTAGTTAACGTTGATGTGAACATGGAGAAACTTACTGTAGATATCGGTTCATCTCCCAACTACAGTGATTTGTACAATAAGCTATCAAACTCCATCGGGTTATCATTTTTCtacattaataataaaacactACTCTTTAATACAAACAGTGCCGATACTACGCCAAATGTAAACATACAAAACCAATCTTCCCCAAAAACAAACACTAAACCGCCCACTAACTCAGTTAATGACAGTGAGTCAAAAGTACCTGAAGAGAACAAAACAGAAAAGAGTGAAAAAAACAATCTACTAAGTGATTATGAACACAATAACTTTGATTTACCTAACGACTTTGATCTTGATAGGGGAGGAGATGTTACAATAAATGAGgttatatataacatattGGTGACCGTAATAATAAACAGCAAAAGAAAAGAGTTTGTTAATCCCCTGACAGCTCTATTATTTTCACCAGTTATACCGCAGAATTTGTTATACATCATAACAAGTAGTTCATCCGATAAAACAAGTAAATCTGCGAcaaataacactaattcGCCACAAGTGTCATCAGCAGTAACAACCCCAAGAAACTATAACCCCGTCGATGAAACGTTTGAATATAAAAACTACAAAATCGATGAAGAAAATGTGGAAATCTTTCATATGTTATTATCGTTCAATGAATTTTTAAGTAAtctaaacacattaaagAATGACTCCAATGGTGGTAATGATGATGGTGACAAGTGTGAAAAGGGGGAATTCGAGTCTGATAACCCTTCAGTGAATTTAGAGGATAGTTCGCATAAACATTGTCCAGATGATAGTAGTAAAACTGTTCTGAATGTAATAATGggtttatttatatatgaCGGGTTGAAATCGTTAAAGTATAACAACGACAACAACAAGATGATGAATTTGCTAAAGCTGCTAATTCACTTACAGAATAAGGTCTTTATTTACAAGAAAAGTAGTACTGAACAGTGTAACCTGATGGTGATATTGAAGAGCATGTTTAACAATAACGAGATTTACCTACAGTTATTCAATGTGATCAGTATCAATATGACGAATTTCAACTTCAACATTTTGGTCTTAAAACTGTATAACTTTTTCCTTcaaaattacattaatttcaaCACAAAAAACGAGAATGACCCAAATTTAGTGGATAGTAAAGTGAGAAATAGTTCAGAATTGGAGAATAATGTAGAAGATAAAGGTGAGCCGAATGGTAAGGAAGTTGACCAAGGAGTTGATTTGGAACCTATTAAACCTGATTCCAGTGTGGTTGATAacagtaaaataataaaaatggaTGCTTTGATAGATGAAATAAAGTTCCACCTGGACATAGTGTATAACATAATTagaatttatatactaaacTCAGTTGAGTCAACCACAACATTGCtgtatttatcaattttttacGTTGAATGGATCAAGTACATTAAGTTGTATTATAGTACGCTGAATTTGACAGTTAACGATATCATGTTCATTGATGAAAATGACACTAACGAACAGGAAGTCACAAACACCAACCACGAAGTTGTTATCAATTACTCACCAATTAACATATTCAAGAGATACATCATG atgATATTGATACTTAAGGAGTTGTACAATACTATAAGTGTTAACATAAACAGCTTTAAAAAGAATGATAGAAAATACATCAAAGATATACATGAGACCAACGACTACATATATGAATCGTGCCCactattttataatcagttggataaattatacataaaAAATACCCAAATCAAATTAG GAAATGTGATAAATCTAGTCGATGGTGACGTCAACTTTTTCAAGTGCCTTATCAAAAATAAGAACGAGCAG AGAAATAGAATAATACTCTTGCACGACGTGTTTTTCATATTGGCTAAAGTTAAAAGAAGCCACGGTAGTCATAGTAGCCAGCATAGAAAGATGAGTAACAGCTTTGACGAGGCAGATAAGGAAAGTGTGAACCTGGAAATAAC cTGTGTTCATTTATTGTGGAATTGTATTATTAAGAAAATCGACAAACaaaacaacaaatttaatattttaatctcATGGCACCCCAAATTCAAGAGTCTAACCCCGTCAAATAG GTGGAATGAGAATATCAACGTGATGACGAGCGAATTTGACATAATATTCAATAATGTTAACGATTTAAATGCAGTTTTAAAGTTACATAACAGTAACAAGAAGAACCTGTCGAACAATTCATTACTGTCCTTACAAGACTACTTATACAactaa
- a CDS encoding Ribosomal L27 family protein, with product MIGVFNRIVLSNCKNSLFSTIVNNINLESSVNSIESLKFNGIQSRFKTVKVSAYRRPSRGSPTGQSKKANIGMKRLSAEYVRPGELLVKQRKFIAHNPNVTRNRHFKIYPGENVGVSTKTTSLFSLVSGRVKYTHDITRNVKLVNVLPEPPDELLRDDLWRYRTEHVTSIQDNTALIWRRVKSSFAFTDKYGLVNPPLKPYPRAKFLSKYDQWENPCYPDIFLNYKYK from the coding sequence atgatagGTGTATTTAACAGAATCGTACTTtcaaattgtaaaaattcaCTGTTTTCAACCATAGTGAATAACATAAACTTGGAATCTTCAGTGAACTCAATAGAATCCCTGAAATTCAATGGAATTCAATCAAGATTTAAAACTGTTAAGGTCTCCGCCTACAGAAGACCTTCCAGGGGATCTCCTACTGGCCAGAGTAAGAAGGCTAACATTGGGATGAAACGGCTCTCTGCGGAATATGTTAGGCCTGGTGAATTATTGGTTAAACAACGTAAATTTATCGCACATAACCCCAATGTAACTCGTAATCGCCACTTTAAGATTTACCCTGGTGAGAATGTCGGTGTTTCTACAAAAACCACCAGCTTGTTTTCCCTAGTTTCAGGGCGCGTCAAGTACACACACGACATCACTAGGAACGTAAAGCTTGTCAATGTTCTTCCTGAGCCTCCCGACGAACTGCTAAGGGACGACCTCTGGAGGTATAGAACTGAGCATGTTACTAGTATTCAGGACAACACTGCTTTGATCTGGCGTAGAGTTAAATCCTCTTTTGCTTTTACCGATAAATATGGACTCGTTAATCCTCCTCTTAAACCCTATCCAAGGGCTAAATTCTTATCCAAATACGATCAATGGGAAAATCCATGCTACCCTGACATATTCCTGAAttataaatacaaataa
- a CDS encoding Alpha/beta hydrolase family protein produces MSDSIDPREVDESNSSEVETEPSIEWCLENGYKIPKWLLKCNLKCPYVKGKIFNGKYGPINYSVVGDPSASLVLTFHGYNATHTTFSIYQSVLSKNGFRVISFDLYGHGLSGYPKYKVFGNTFSPKYYVDQADEVINHLGYTGRKLSVIGMSMGACLAASYCETHPDLVEKLILISPAGLIPRKPMRVVFLKYIQCCIPCTPMCVSKCCFAGRVTTPKTKFKDEPVENSEECPETDQCVSVDEVSDVNTELNPMLNRMLWTLFVTRRAISNLLGIVNRMPLWSSRELYRRVGGMGKLTLILFGDSDTLTPPECADELSRLFTNSHTIIFSNSDHLLSFKKPLQVVSTCLSFLGIPNQENVQNYTRWLPFDRKGVYIPKSKRELGHSDYLEFTHSVSQPSLDGLTYHSFSDEHSKSSGKSPFKIFGDYLPPDRTIKQLSLSEEYPQKRVPLVVVKQFENS; encoded by the exons atgtcAGATTCAATCGACCCTCGTGAAGTCGATGAATCTAACTCATCTGAAGTAGAAACTGAGCCTTCCATAGAATGGTGCTTAGAAAATGGATATAAGATACCAAAATGGCTCCTAAAGTGTAATTTAAAGTGCCCATATGTAAAGGGGAAAATTTTCAATGGTAAATATGGTCCAATAAACTATTCAGTGGTTGGCGATCCGTCCGCAAGCTTG GTTTTAACATTCCACGGATATAATGCTACACATACTACATTCTCAATTTATCAAAGTGTTTTATCCAAAAACGGGTTCAGAGTCATATCATTTG aTCTTTACGGTCATGGATTAAGTGGTTACCCTAAATATAAAGTATTCGGGAATACTTTTTCCCCGAAATATTATGTGGACCAAGCGGACGAAGTTATTAATCATTTGGGATATACCGGTAGGAAGTTATCAGTTATTGGAATGTCTATGGGAGCCTGCTTAGCAGCTTCTTACTGTGAAACACATCCAGACTTAGTTGAGAAGctcattttaatttctccAGCCGGTCTAATACCAAGAAAGCCAATGAGGGTTGtttttctaaaatatatCCAGTGTTGCATACCTTGTACCCCGATGTGCGTCTCAAAGTGCTGTTTTGCTGGACGTGTTACAACTCCAAAGACTAAATTTAAGGATGAACCTGTGGAAAATTCAGAGGAATGCCCTGAAACTGATCAGTGTGTATCAGTTGACGAGGTTTCTGATGTAAACACGGAGCTAAACCCTATGTTAAACCGTATGCTGTGGACGCTTTTCGTCACCAGAAGGGCAATTTCAAATCTGCTTGGAATTGTTAATAGGATGCCGCTGTGGAGTAGCCGTGAACTGTACAGAAGAGTCGGGGGAATGGGAAAGTTAACCCTGATTTTGTTTGGAGATTCTGATACTTTAACCCCTCCAGAATGTGCAGATGAACTTTCCAGATTATTCACCAACTCCCATACCATAATCTTCTCAAATTCAGACCATCTTTTGTCTTTCAAAAAGCCTCTCCAGGTAGTGAGCACGTGCTTATCCTTTTTGGGGATTCCAAACCAAGAGAATGTCCAAAATTACACTAGATGGCTTCCTTTTGATCGGAAAGGCGTTTATATTCCAAAATCTAAACGCGAGTTGGGTCACTCTGATTATCTAGAGTTTACACACAGTGTTTCTCAACCCTCACTTGATGGCTTAACTTATCACTCCTTTTCCGATGAACATTCCAAATCTTCCGGCAAAAGTCCTTTTAAGATTTTTGGAGATTATTTACCCCCTGATCGCACCATTAAACAGTTATCACTTTCCGAAGAGTACCCCCAAAAGAGAGTTCCACTTGTAGTGGTCAAACAGTTTGAAAATTCATAA
- a CDS encoding putative integral membrane protein — protein sequence MSSTPLSHTNKFTELKSSTGSPRTKRSFSKHNNEEYNAVPVTSEFYTKRINYQSFLRPAVILLFSIYTILVSLLSKRDPKSGFSLAVMAFHSKVIDLYQVILDFYKRCPAVMSVVKKLRFEVPYFIKILSLYIPKYEKQIVNLTNYNTLNNWLSIFVWATFAVIMELIIAVVNNLVLSHRYRNTPKYCSNMVDPSKFHDKAFTQEQLNKLYRSREYVDLKNSRHGLGPEAWNWQLRKTLKGTRDNTKSQNAVSSGDESDIST from the exons ATGAGTTCCACTCCTTTATCACACACGAATAAATTTACTGAACTTAAAAGTTCCACTGGGTCCCCAAGGACCAAAAGGAGCTTTTCAAAACACAACAACGAAGAATACAATGCAGTACCAGTTACATCTGAGTTTTATACAAAACGTATTAACTACCAAAGTTTTCTCCGTCCGGCTGTAattcttttattttcaatctatactatactag tttcATTGTTGTCAAAGAGGGACCCTAAGTCCGGCTTCTCTCTAGCTGTAATGGCCTTTCACAGTAAGGTCATAGATCTCTACCAAGTAATTTTGGATTTTTACAAAAGATGTCCCGCTGTAATGTCTGTTGTAAAAAAGCTGAGATTTGAAGTTCCCTATTTTATAAAgattttatctttatacATACCTAAATACGAAAAACAGATAGTCAATCTAACTAATTACAATACTCTCAATAACTGGCTTTCTATTTTCGTTTGGGCAACTTTTGCAGTCATTATGGAACTTATCATTGCAGTTGTTAACAATTTGGTGCTTTCTCATAGGTACAGAAATACACCTAAATATTGCTCTAACATGGTTGATCCCTCCAAATTTCATGACAAAGCTTTCACACAAGAACAGTTAAACAAACTGTATAGAAGCAGGGAATACGTCGACCTAAAGAATTCTAGGCATGGCCTAGGCCCTGAGGCTTGGAATTGGCAACTACGAAAAACTCTAAAAGGAACGAGGGATAATACGAAATCGCAAAACGCAGTCTCATCTGGAGATGAATCGGATATCAGTACATGA
- a CDS encoding Choline/ethanolamine kinase family protein yields MIDGITNQVYRLSLTIPDNTYAIKSVCVKKTSTYNSLVFDNDLQYNVAKLLGDNNFGPKIIGRFGDFTIQEWVEGDTLTNDSLQNLSVLTGIASSLAKFHKRVTELVPKEWDRTPMFLTKISVWSQHVERIIKKHNLDFDYTELKHNYELFKRILSNHLNTSNSIANSVLFCHNDLYTQNILDFNQGIFFIDFDYSAFNYVGCDIATLFFKLRLVYNTVSHPYFDLDDSLALTKEMKSLFVSIYLSQLLGRNVSPSDDVVKEFLQSVEIHTLGVHLFWTYWGIVMNEKPKNELSGPIDFPDQAKLNHNLLIIDLKKFSDNNIFT; encoded by the exons ATGATCGATGGAATAACAAATCAAGTATATAGGTTAAGTTTGACAATTCCTGACAATACCTATGCAATTAAGTCAGtatgtgttaaaaaaacATCGACATATAATTCGTTAGTATTTGATAATGATTTACAATACAATGTTGCTAAATTACTAggagataataattttggtCCTAAGATAATAGGGCGGTTTGGTGACTTTACTATTCAGGAATGGGTTGAGGGTGATACACTAACGAATGATTCATTACAAAACCTCTCAGTTTTAACTGGCATAGCTTCATCACTTGCCAAGTTCCATAAAAGAGTTACAGAACTTGTTCCGAAGGAATGGGATAGAACCCCTATGTTCTTAACCAAAATATCTGTATGGTCTCAACATGTCGAGAGAATAATCAAAAAACATAATCTGGATTTTGATTACACTGAATTAAAACATAACTATGAGTTATTTAAACGGATCCTTAGCAATCACCTAAATACATCAAATTCAATAGCTAATTCAGTCTTATTTTGTCATAACGATCTGTACACTCAGAACATACTTGATTTTAATCAAGGGATATTTTTCATTGACTTTGATTATTCAGCATTCAACTACGTGGGATGCGATATAGCGACTCTTTTCTTCAAATTACGTCTCGTTTACAATACTGTATCTCATCCGTACTTCGATCTCGATGATTCACTAGCATTAACTAAGGAAATGAAATCCTTATTCGTTTCAATATATCTTTCTCAGCTATTAGGGAGGAATGTTTCACCATCAGATGATGTCGTAAAGGAGTTTCTACAAAGTGTAGAAATACACACTCTGGGAGTCCATTTGTTTTGGACATATTGGGGAATAGTAAT GAATGAAAAGCCGAAAAATGAGCTTAGTGGACCAATCGATTTCCCCGACCAGGCTAAATTAAATCACAACCTTCTCATTATTGATCTGAAGAAATTTTcagataataatatttttacttaa
- a CDS encoding Choline/ethanolamine kinase family protein yields MLNFPNRDTLPGLEHDNKTKFDSLTFKYDYSHSNLKSICIQHVPFWTNINPDFIEVKDANAGIFNRVYIIKLNSSDKDKYPYKKITLKKKADFNSLVVNNDLQYNVAKLLGDNNFGPKIIGRFGDFTIQEWVEGDTLTNDSLQNLSVLTGIASSLAKFHKRVTELVPKEWDRTPMFLTKISVWSQHVERIIKKHNLDFDYTELKHNYELFKRILSNHLNTSNSIANSVLFCHNDLFFTNILDINQGMYLIDFDFAGFNYVGWEIANFFLKPGIVHLNDPPAQFYLDDSLALTNEMKTFFVSVYLSQLLGRNVLASDDVVKEFLQSLEIHTLGVNLFWTYWGIVMSDKPKNQLNFDVLFHVQSELMYNLFKTNLRRLTDNKIINF; encoded by the exons ATGTTAAACTTTCCCAACCGTGATACTTTACCAGGTTTGGAACATGATAATAAAACGAAATTCGACTctttaacatttaaatatgattaCAGTCATAGTAATCTAAAGAGTATATGTATTCAACACGTCCCATTTTGGACTAATATTAATCCTGATTTCATAGAAGTCAAAGATGCCAATGCTGGTATATTTAATAGAGTTTAtatcataaaattaaactcaTCAGACAAAGACAAATATCCAtacaaaaaaataactttaaaGAAAAAGGCAGATTTCAATTCGTTAGTGGTCAATAATGATTTACAATACAATGTTGCTAAATTACTAggagataataattttggtCCTAAGATAATAGGGCGGTTTGGTGACTTTACTATTCAGGAATGGGTTGAGGGTGATACACTAACGAATGATTCATTACAAAACCTCTCAGTTTTAACAGGGATCGCTTCATCACTTGCCAAGTTCCATAAAAGAGTTACAGAACTTGTTCCGAAGGAATGGGATAGAACCCCTATGTTCTTAACCAAAATATCTGTATGGTCTCAACATGTCGAGAGAATAATCAAAAAACATAATCTGGATTTTGATTACACTGAATTAAAACATAACTATGAGTTATTTAAACGGATCCTTAGCAATCACCTAAATACATCAAATTCAATAGCTAATTCAGTCTTGTTTTGTCATAACgacttattttttactaatatacTCGACATTAATCAAGGGATGTATTTGATTGATTTCGATTTCGCAGGGTTCAACTATGTAGGATGGGAAATTGCAAATTTTTTTTTAAAGCCTGGCATAGTTCACCTAAACGATCCACCTGCACAGTTTTATTTAGATGATTCACTAGCATTAACTAACGAAATGAAAACCTTTTTCGTTTCAGTATATCTTTCTCAGCTATTAGGGAGGAATGTTTTAGCATCAGACGATGTCGTAAAGGAGTTTCTACAAAGCTTAGAAATACACACGTTAGGAGTGAATTTGTTTTGGACATACTGGGGAATAGTAAT gTCTGACAAACCGAAAAATCAGCTTAATTTTGATGTTCTTTTTCACGTTCAGTCCGAATTAATGTACAATTTGTTCAAAACCAATCTTAGGAGATTAActgataataaaattataaatttctaa
- a CDS encoding Choline/ethanolamine kinase family protein, producing MVLEKLSSLTFKYDNSHSNLKNLCIQHVPFWNNLKHESITVKIMIDGITNQVYRLSLTIPDNTYAIKSVCVKKTSTYNSLVFDNDLQYNVAKLLGDNNFGPKIIGRFGDFTIQEWVEGDTLTNDSLQNLSVLTGIASSLAKFHKRVTELVPKEWDRTPMFLTKISVWSQHVERIIKKHNLDFDYTELKHNYELFKRILSNHLNTSNSISNSVLFCHNDLFFSNILDINQGIYLIDFGFAGFNYVGWEIASFFKKMYLIYDDVRHTYSSCPSPCLSDEMKTFFVSVYLSELLGKNVSPSDDAVGEFLRSLEIHILGTRLFWTYWGIIMNEKPVDELSKAYSFIAYSKFEYDLLKNELYKFSSIQSSL from the exons ATGGTGTTAGAAAAACTCAGTTCTTTAACATTTAAGTATGATAACAGTCATAGTAATCTAAAGAATCTATGTATTCAACATGTACCATTCTGGAATAACCTGAAACATGAATCTATAACTGTGAAAATTATGATCGATGGAATAACAAATCAAGTATATAGGTTAAGTTTGACAATTCCTGACAATACCTATGCAATTAAGTCAGtatgtgttaaaaaaacATCGACATATAATTCGTTAGTATTTGATAATGATTTACAATACAATGTTGCTAAATTACTAggagataataattttggtCCTAAGATAATAGGGCGGTTTGGCGACTTTACTATTCAGGAATGGGTTGAGGGTGATACACTAACGAATGATTCATTACAAAACCTCTCAGTTTTAACAGGGATCGCTTCATCACTTGCCAAGTTCCATAAAAGAGTTACAGAACTTGTTCCGAAGGAATGGGATAGAACCCCTATGTTCTTAACCAAAATATCTGTATGGTCTCAACATGTCGAGAGAATAATCAAAAAACATAATCTGGATTTTGATTACACTGAATTAAAACATAACTATGAGTTATTTAAACGAATCCTTAGCAATCACCTAAATACATCAAATTCAATCTCCAATTCGGTCTTATTTTGTCATAACGACTTATTTTTTTCTAATATACTCGACATTAACCAAGGgatatatttaattgattttgGATTTGCAGGGTTCAACTATGTAGGATGGGAAATTGCTAGCTTCTTTAAAAAGatgtatttaatttatgaCGACGTTCGTCACACCTACAGTTCCTGTCCATCTCCTTGTTTATCTGACGAAATGAAAACCTTTTTCGTTTCAGTATATCTCTCTGAACTTCTTGGCAAGAATGTTTCACCATCAGACGATGCCGTAGGGGAGTTTCTACGGAGTTTAgaaatacacattttggGAACTCGTTTGTTTTGGACATACTGGggaataataat gAATGAAAAGCCTGTGGATGAGTTATCGAAGGCCTATTCATTCATTGCCTACTCCAAATTTGAATATGATTTACTCAAGAatgaattatataaatttagttCCATTCAATCATCCTTATGA
- a CDS encoding Choline/ethanolamine kinase family protein, whose protein sequence is MDQVTGVSEHSFQHNDQVKTSENEGYFLNETETNEVKTVSLKYVPLWNSLTDDKLELKIISCALTNRVYLVTLVKEDKDKYPYKKLIVKKRTDFNSLVVDNDVQFNIAKLLGDNNFGPKIIGRFGDFTIQNWVEGNTMEIECFQNLSVLTGIASSLAKFHKRVTELVPKDWDRTPMFLTKLSVWSQHIERIIKKYNLDFDYNELVQNYELFKKIFNNHLNSSQSTTNSVLFCHNDLFSLNILDFNQGIYFIDFDFAGFNYVGWEIASFFVEVTILYDPPTPPYFISSKEYHLSEEKKSLFVSVYLSQLLGRNVLASDDVVREFLQSVEIHTSDKPKNELSKPVKLDAYGMFQYNLFKSNLRKLTDEKIVNF, encoded by the exons ATGGACCAGGTAACAGGTGTTTCCGAACACAGTTTTCAACATAATGACCAAGTAAAAACTTCAGAAAATGAGGGGTATTTTCTCAACGAAACTGAAACAAACGAGGTCAAGACCGTTTCGCTAAAATATGTCCCATTATGGAACAGTCTTACAGACGATAAACTTGAACTTAAGATTATTTCTTGTGCACTGACAAATCGCGTCTACCTGGTGACATTAGTCAAGGAAGATAAAGATAAGTATCCATATAAAAAACTGATCGTAAAGAAGAGGACTGATTTCAATTCGTTAGTAGTTGATAATGATGTACAGTTCAACATTGCTAAATTACTAGGAGATAATAACTTTGGTCCTAAGATAATAGGCAGATTCGGTGATTTCACTATTCAAAATTGGGTTGAGGGAAATACAATGGAAATAGAATGTTTTCAAAACCTCTCAGTTCTAACTGGCATAGCTTCATCACTTGCCAAGTTTCATAAAAGAGTCACAGAACTTGTTCCGAAGGATTGGGATAGAACCCCTATGTTCTTGACCAAATTATCTGTATGGTCTCAACATATTGAgagaataattaaaaagtataatttGGATTTTGATTACAATGAGTTAGTccaaaattatgaattatTTAAGAAGATCTTTAATAATCATCTAAATTCATCACAATCAACCACCAATTCGGTACTATTTTGTCATAACGATTTGTTTTCCCTAAACATTCTTGACTTTAACCAAGGAATATACTTCATCGACTTTGATTTTGCGGGATTTAATTATGTAGGATGGGAAATTGCTAGCTTCTTTGTAGAGGTAACGATACTATACGATCCACCAACTCCACCATATTTCATTTCATCAAAGGAATACCATTTATCTGAGGAAAAGAAGTCTCTATTCGTTTCAGTATATCTTTCTCAGCTATTAGGGAGGAATGTTTTAGCATCAGACGATGTCGTAAGGGAGTTTCTACAAAGTGTAGAAATACACAC GTCTGACAAACCGAAGAATGAACTATCAAAACCGGTTAAATTGGATGCCTATGGAATGTTCcagtataatttatttaagaGCAATCTGAGGAAATTAACTGatgaaaaaattgtaaacTTCTGA